The Syntrophobacterales bacterium genome includes a window with the following:
- a CDS encoding L,D-transpeptidase family protein codes for MKAFIMKFLHTSSPAFGRLKTLLNSTDNHVNYLPTLLRLLLVFAIIFAVAIFDPKTISNPAALPEDKANEDLSRYEYPSIREIGWKGHFVRPQESLERLFGKDWLAIARFNRIDRRHVYPGMTIKVPENIDKIKDYTPMPAQYEKAKTHAKYILLDITEQWIGAYEYGRLVFSMPAATGMEGHLTPVGMFSINAYHRKHTSSLYKTDTGTQQYPMDYALLFHIDKENVLYWLHARDLPGRPASHGCVGLSDEDMQLRTYGVPEKPLINDAKKLYAWTIGEELFALDNGSAHPLADKALLEIFGDLPKKLPHTRSWEN; via the coding sequence ATGAAGGCATTTATAATGAAATTTCTGCACACATCAAGCCCCGCGTTCGGGCGCCTGAAGACCTTATTGAATTCCACCGATAACCATGTTAATTATTTGCCCACATTACTGCGTCTGCTTCTCGTATTTGCCATAATCTTCGCCGTCGCAATTTTTGATCCGAAAACGATCTCCAATCCGGCCGCCTTGCCGGAGGACAAGGCCAATGAAGACCTGAGCCGGTACGAATATCCCAGCATCAGGGAAATAGGATGGAAGGGACACTTTGTCCGGCCGCAGGAAAGTCTGGAGAGGCTCTTCGGCAAAGACTGGCTCGCCATTGCCCGCTTCAACCGGATAGACCGCCGCCACGTTTACCCCGGCATGACGATAAAAGTCCCTGAAAACATAGACAAGATTAAAGATTACACCCCGATGCCCGCCCAATATGAAAAGGCAAAAACGCACGCAAAATACATCCTGCTCGACATAACGGAGCAATGGATCGGGGCCTACGAATATGGCCGCCTCGTTTTTTCGATGCCGGCGGCAACCGGAATGGAGGGGCACCTTACCCCGGTCGGAATGTTCAGCATTAATGCGTACCATCGGAAGCACACATCGTCGCTTTATAAAACCGACACAGGAACACAGCAGTACCCGATGGACTACGCCCTGCTTTTTCATATCGATAAAGAAAACGTATTATATTGGCTGCACGCCCGCGATTTGCCCGGGCGGCCGGCCTCTCACGGCTGCGTCGGCCTTTCCGACGAAGATATGCAGTTGCGCACCTACGGCGTCCCCGAGAAGCCTTTGATTAATGACGCAAAAAAGCTTTACGCCTGGACGATCGGCGAGGAACTTTTCGCCCTTGACAACGGAAGCGCCCACCCACTTGCCGACAAGGCGCTGCTGGAAATTTTCGGCGACCTGCCGAAGAAGCTTCCCCATACCCGTTCATGGGAAAACTAA
- a CDS encoding MoxR family ATPase, which produces MDNDQQFKGSSKYVLDDELAKIVNVSMALEMPLLLKGEPGTGKTMLAHAIAENLGMPLIVLNVKSSMKLLDALYLYDTLTRLNDSRFGDSKRDVSDIGEYIRMGKIGQAFVAENRTVLLIDEIDKADTDFQDDMLDVLDQMQFDIMEIDKTITARNRPVIIITSNAKKDLSDPFLGRCNFHHIAFPDPDMMRMILNVHFPALSEELARAALTTFYRLRELRGIEKKPATRELINWVRALKLDPDFNIENLERSREIPFLGILFKKSLDLNTALQQTGKNPRQPRS; this is translated from the coding sequence ATGGACAATGACCAACAATTCAAAGGATCTTCAAAATATGTACTTGACGACGAACTTGCCAAGATCGTCAATGTTTCAATGGCGCTGGAAATGCCGCTCTTGCTGAAGGGCGAACCGGGCACCGGGAAAACGATGCTCGCCCACGCGATCGCCGAAAACCTCGGCATGCCGCTGATCGTCCTGAACGTCAAATCAAGCATGAAGCTCCTCGACGCGCTTTACCTTTACGACACGCTGACCCGCTTAAACGACAGCCGTTTTGGTGATTCCAAGCGGGATGTCAGCGATATCGGGGAGTATATCCGAATGGGCAAGATCGGCCAGGCCTTCGTCGCCGAAAACAGGACGGTGCTCCTGATCGACGAAATCGACAAGGCCGACACGGACTTCCAGGACGACATGCTCGACGTCCTCGACCAGATGCAGTTTGACATCATGGAGATAGACAAAACCATCACCGCCCGGAACCGCCCGGTGATCATCATCACCTCCAACGCCAAAAAGGATCTCTCCGATCCCTTCCTCGGACGCTGCAATTTCCACCATATCGCCTTTCCCGATCCGGATATGATGCGGATGATTCTCAACGTTCATTTCCCTGCTCTCTCCGAAGAACTGGCAAGGGCGGCGCTTACGACCTTCTACCGCCTCCGGGAACTGCGGGGAATCGAGAAGAAACCGGCCACGCGGGAGCTGATCAACTGGGTGCGCGCCCTCAAGCTGGATCCGGATTTCAATATAGAGAATCTCGAACGAAGCCGGGAGATACCTTTCCTCGGCATTCTCTTCAAAAAGAGTTTGGATTTGAACACCGCCCTTCAGCAGACGGGAAAAAACCCGCGGCAACCGAGATCCTGA
- a CDS encoding DMT family transporter — MENKEYLDLKAIAILLALTLLWGLNYPVIKYTNQGISPVFSSAIRSVIASLFGIAYCIRKKETLFHTDIRLFHGFMVGLLFGLEFACVYFGMLYTDAVRSVLFVYLSPFVVAAGAHFLLKGDRLTFLKTAGLLLAFAGVFAVFWGKPKTARPTMLLGDILEITAGFFWGATTLYIKKFMAQKVEPINTFLYQLFFSIPILFLVSLILEPRWIYKIDFFIILALFFQSFIVAFISYLIWFKLIHQYSVSRLSAFTFFTPLFGVLFGVIFLNEELTPSLMIGLPLVSLGIFLVNWRRRTV; from the coding sequence ATGGAAAACAAGGAATATCTGGATCTTAAGGCCATCGCCATTCTGCTTGCCCTGACGCTGCTGTGGGGTTTGAATTACCCTGTCATCAAATATACAAACCAGGGAATATCTCCGGTTTTTTCCTCGGCCATCCGGTCGGTCATTGCCTCCCTCTTTGGCATCGCCTACTGCATTCGGAAAAAAGAAACGCTGTTCCACACCGACATCAGACTTTTTCATGGGTTCATGGTGGGGCTGCTGTTCGGGCTGGAATTTGCGTGCGTTTATTTTGGGATGCTCTACACCGATGCGGTCCGTTCGGTGCTCTTTGTTTATCTGAGCCCCTTCGTGGTGGCCGCCGGCGCCCATTTCCTTCTCAAGGGGGATCGTCTCACCTTTTTAAAAACCGCGGGACTGCTGCTGGCCTTTGCCGGCGTTTTCGCCGTTTTCTGGGGAAAACCCAAAACTGCCCGGCCAACAATGCTCCTCGGAGACATTTTAGAGATCACCGCCGGTTTTTTTTGGGGGGCAACCACCTTGTACATCAAAAAATTCATGGCCCAGAAGGTCGAGCCGATCAACACCTTCCTGTACCAGCTCTTCTTTTCGATTCCGATTCTCTTCCTGGTGAGCCTCATCCTGGAGCCCAGATGGATTTACAAAATCGACTTTTTCATCATCCTGGCCCTCTTTTTTCAGTCGTTTATCGTTGCCTTCATCTCCTACCTGATCTGGTTCAAACTCATCCACCAGTATTCGGTAAGCAGACTTTCCGCCTTCACCTTTTTCACCCCCCTGTTCGGGGTGCTCTTCGGGGTGATCTTTCTCAATGAAGAATTGACGCCTTCTTTGATGATCGGGCTGCCGCTGGTTTCGCTGGGAATCTTTTTGGTCAACTGGAGAAGGCGAACGGTTTAA
- a CDS encoding SocA family protein, with translation MIPYQKEKIENAICFFAGEHQKKTKHPLYQTFLYKYLAFLDFEILSATGRPCLGLSYKAMERGPVPMEIYGQRDKIKSPLFEFRSVQDDVYSIHPKGKPDLAYFSKREIQQMQRLIEIYAKDYIPAKLISDATHEAVLAWRKTWKSHPNGMIDYKSEFDHGLLNKKEEDLTYPEESYLIYRALET, from the coding sequence ATGATTCCCTATCAAAAAGAAAAAATCGAAAACGCGATTTGCTTTTTCGCCGGCGAACACCAGAAGAAGACCAAGCATCCTCTTTATCAGACATTTTTATATAAATATCTTGCCTTCCTTGATTTTGAAATCCTGAGCGCAACCGGAAGGCCCTGCCTCGGACTGTCCTATAAGGCCATGGAGCGCGGGCCCGTCCCTATGGAAATCTACGGTCAACGCGATAAAATAAAATCACCCCTCTTTGAATTCAGAAGCGTTCAGGATGACGTATATAGTATCCATCCTAAAGGAAAACCCGATCTTGCCTACTTTTCAAAAAGAGAAATACAGCAAATGCAGAGGCTTATTGAAATTTACGCAAAGGATTATATCCCTGCCAAACTGATCAGCGACGCCACTCATGAAGCTGTCCTGGCTTGGAGAAAGACATGGAAGAGTCATCCCAACGGCATGATCGATTACAAATCAGAATTCGATCATGGTCTGTTGAATAAAAAAGAGGAAGATCTGACTTATCCTGAAGAAAGTTACCTGATCTATAGGGCGCTGGAAACTTGA
- a CDS encoding DEAD/DEAH box helicase family protein: MKIEKYLVLNRYLLSLFGVDEFKKLQNALADKRVGYDPEGRSYFVEVLCALDGLKQSRLPEDRLLEYDEQIRICVGKINHRREPKIVLKYFQYLALLFTEIVLDALKNRKAEFLHDLNEFLKAYKQGHDIDLLDEFTEDNLRKIAFWMATGSGKTLLMHINYHQFQRYKLFSPDNILLITPNEGLSRQHFEELQKSGIPCRLYAGNLGNTGNLPGEEPILIIEMTKLVEEKKGGGVTLPIEVFEGRNLIFVDEGHKGKRSEEQKWAKLRNKLAVTGFTFEYSATFGQILSEKQEETLQEYAKSIIFDYSYRYFYLDGYGKDFTVLNVKQGGVGEQVFQEMMFVANLLSYFQQMLIYEQHQPLARQYNLEKPLWIFVGTTVTGREEESDVIQIVAFFKRLLDDEQWVRTKADAVLSGESGLKDENEGDAFSDSYDFITESGLNMDDLYKKVFGGRGQFRVHEIKNADGEFGLRVGENDYFGVVNIGDVSAFKNELVKKGISVEPDAVSPSLFDAIKKEGSPIQVLIGSKKFIEGWDTWRVSSMGLLNIGTGQGPQIIQLFGRGIRLKGKDYSLKRSADKGPVKYLEMLHIYGMKADYLSRFLAAIKKEEVEFESIDIPVALQHEEKWRQLWWLSKDESKRFEEDVILPLAFNTNIHVSLNLLPRVTLFVGKERDKADAVKIHEMKAEDTQRRLSDNEISLLNWKKIFEEIQEFKASKNYWNLVFSIEGLKNILLSNRYRIIALADTLVIKTRPDLERIDSIACLLLKKYIDQFYVHHRKRYETKYMRYEMMKRQTALPLFEKGENQYAYTVQIDKKETKLIEDVKKLKEDLEKLLKQEEKKILPRVYFDRHLYLPILLKGINRKIDKISPAGLEESEKDFLVNLKQYLEDKKKKFRGCEIYLLRNFPKTGVGFFNLSNFYPDFIMWIKSKDRQRIVFLDPHGLEHDKSLDNQKIQLSKDIKQLEKKLGDRKITLDSFILSKTSYESIKKDRTSAEPKEEFKANHVLFLEDQEDWPAELFQKIFV, from the coding sequence ATGAAGATCGAGAAATATCTTGTCCTCAACAGGTATCTCCTGTCTCTTTTCGGCGTCGATGAATTCAAGAAACTCCAGAATGCTTTGGCGGATAAGCGTGTGGGTTACGACCCCGAGGGGAGGAGTTACTTTGTCGAAGTCCTTTGCGCCCTGGACGGTTTGAAGCAAAGCCGACTGCCTGAAGACAGGTTACTTGAGTATGATGAGCAAATCCGCATCTGCGTCGGTAAGATCAATCACCGGCGTGAGCCGAAAATTGTCTTGAAATACTTCCAGTACCTCGCACTCCTTTTTACGGAGATCGTCCTCGATGCATTGAAGAATCGCAAGGCTGAATTTCTCCACGATCTGAACGAATTCCTGAAAGCCTATAAGCAGGGACACGATATTGACCTGCTTGACGAATTTACCGAAGACAACCTGAGGAAAATCGCCTTCTGGATGGCCACAGGTTCCGGCAAAACCCTTCTGATGCATATCAATTACCACCAATTCCAGCGCTACAAGCTTTTTTCTCCCGATAATATTCTCCTGATCACGCCCAATGAGGGCCTTTCCAGACAGCATTTCGAAGAACTCCAGAAAAGCGGCATCCCCTGCCGGCTATACGCCGGGAATCTCGGGAATACCGGAAACCTGCCCGGCGAGGAGCCCATCCTGATTATCGAGATGACGAAACTGGTGGAAGAAAAGAAAGGTGGCGGCGTCACGCTGCCCATTGAGGTATTTGAAGGCCGGAATCTCATTTTTGTGGACGAAGGCCACAAGGGGAAAAGGTCGGAAGAGCAGAAATGGGCGAAGCTCAGAAATAAGCTTGCGGTAACAGGTTTTACCTTTGAATATAGCGCCACTTTCGGACAGATTCTCAGTGAAAAGCAAGAAGAAACACTTCAAGAATACGCCAAGTCCATCATTTTTGATTATTCCTATCGCTATTTCTATCTGGACGGCTACGGTAAGGATTTTACAGTCCTGAATGTTAAGCAGGGCGGTGTTGGGGAACAGGTATTCCAGGAAATGATGTTCGTGGCCAATCTTCTGTCCTATTTCCAGCAAATGCTGATTTATGAGCAGCACCAGCCATTGGCCCGGCAATACAATCTCGAAAAGCCCCTGTGGATCTTCGTGGGCACAACCGTGACAGGCAGGGAGGAAGAATCGGATGTCATTCAGATCGTCGCTTTCTTCAAAAGGCTTTTAGATGACGAACAATGGGTGCGCACAAAGGCCGATGCAGTCCTGAGCGGGGAGTCGGGTCTGAAAGACGAGAATGAAGGGGATGCCTTCAGCGATTCTTACGATTTCATTACTGAATCAGGCTTGAACATGGATGACCTTTACAAGAAGGTTTTCGGTGGACGGGGGCAATTCCGCGTCCATGAGATCAAGAACGCCGATGGCGAGTTTGGCTTGCGGGTGGGGGAAAACGACTACTTCGGGGTCGTCAATATCGGCGATGTCTCCGCATTCAAGAACGAATTAGTTAAGAAAGGGATCTCCGTCGAACCGGATGCCGTCAGCCCTTCCCTGTTTGACGCCATCAAGAAGGAAGGATCGCCCATCCAGGTTCTGATTGGATCGAAAAAGTTCATTGAAGGCTGGGATACGTGGCGCGTCTCCAGCATGGGGTTGTTGAACATTGGAACCGGCCAGGGTCCGCAGATCATTCAGCTCTTTGGCAGAGGCATCCGGCTGAAGGGCAAGGATTACTCCCTCAAGAGGAGCGCTGACAAGGGGCCGGTGAAATATCTGGAGATGCTGCATATCTATGGCATGAAGGCGGATTATCTAAGCCGTTTTTTGGCGGCCATTAAAAAAGAAGAAGTGGAATTCGAGAGTATCGATATTCCTGTGGCGCTTCAGCATGAGGAAAAATGGCGACAGCTCTGGTGGCTGTCCAAAGATGAAAGCAAGAGATTTGAAGAAGACGTTATATTGCCATTGGCTTTCAATACAAACATTCATGTCTCCCTGAATCTTTTGCCCAGAGTAACGCTGTTTGTGGGGAAAGAAAGGGACAAAGCCGACGCCGTTAAGATTCACGAGATGAAAGCCGAGGACACCCAAAGAAGGTTATCTGATAATGAAATCTCGCTGCTCAACTGGAAGAAAATCTTTGAAGAAATCCAGGAATTCAAGGCTTCAAAAAATTATTGGAATCTGGTTTTCAGCATCGAAGGGTTAAAAAATATTCTTTTGTCCAATCGGTATAGGATTATTGCCCTTGCCGATACATTGGTCATAAAGACCAGACCTGATCTGGAAAGGATCGATAGCATTGCCTGTCTGCTTCTCAAGAAATACATAGACCAGTTTTATGTGCATCACAGAAAACGCTATGAAACCAAATATATGCGTTATGAGATGATGAAACGGCAGACCGCGCTGCCTCTCTTCGAAAAGGGTGAAAATCAATATGCTTATACGGTCCAGATTGACAAGAAAGAGACAAAACTCATCGAGGACGTGAAAAAACTCAAGGAGGATCTCGAGAAGCTTCTCAAGCAGGAGGAGAAGAAGATCCTGCCCAGGGTCTATTTTGATCGCCACCTGTATCTGCCCATCCTTCTGAAAGGCATAAACAGGAAGATCGATAAAATATCCCCGGCCGGCTTGGAGGAGAGCGAAAAGGATTTCCTTGTGAATTTGAAGCAATACCTTGAAGATAAAAAAAAGAAATTCAGGGGTTGTGAAATCTATTTATTAAGGAATTTTCCGAAAACGGGGGTGGGCTTTTTCAATCTAAGCAATTTCTATCCGGATTTCATTATGTGGATAAAGAGCAAAGACAGGCAGCGTATCGTGTTCCTTGATCCTCATGGGCTGGAGCATGATAAATCATTAGACAATCAGAAAATACAGTTGTCAAAGGATATTAAGCAACTGGAAAAAAAGCTTGGAGACAGGAAAATAACCTTGGATTCATTTATTCTGTCGAAGACTTCTTACGAGTCTATTAAAAAAGATCGAACCTCAGCCGAACCCAAAGAAGAATTCAAGGCAAACCATGTTTTGTTTCTGGAGGATCAGGAGGATTGGCCGGCGGAATTGTTTCAAAAGATCTTCGTATAG
- a CDS encoding site-specific DNA-methyltransferase, with product MDNLKKFQGLLEELFQFNAADLDFGIYRILNVKREQIRNFIHEDLGRIADEAFAKYRDERLDNIGQLFEEARLKIVQNLSAGAFLPTGDLKEEFRDTPVGRDYLAIRARKDEAAAIEEIKLQVFNDLYNFFSRYYDEGDFAPQYRYSVRGHKYAIPYNGEEVKLYWANSDQYYVKAGILFRDYAFFTDPAKSCKIIFRTVAARDELGSNKATKTRFFVLDDEKPSELSDEKTLVIRFQHRELTAEEVRKFEAGGGSNAAKQEKINQYIHATVLKEIRDPGLKTSLGREYKNDKPLLLYQLSRFSAKNSRDFFIHKNLKTFLSGQLDYFIKADVISIETLEKERFLDKHITRAKAVREIGERIIAFLAQIEDFQKKLWEKQKFVLSTEYVITTDRVPDDFHQEILKNKKQTEEWKALGFGAAPSKAELKERKLPIDTRHFACDFKERLLERLTENSDLDELLDGLLIRSENWQALNVLVEKYREKIGSVCIDPPYNTGQDEFIYRDSYQHSSWMAMMYERLCLAKWMMSANGAMFIHIDEREHYRLTHLIIEVMGEENYLAPFVWLARTGKAVTERRIQVAHESIESACKSAADFKVKLIEKRVENCRYSDEKGPYRREQLRQWGGQHDRREERPTLYFAIPTPFGTEVYPKRPDGSDGCWRANRENVGRMLAAGDLDFLNDPAPGEITVYRKIREGAVTVSAPSNILDKCGSSATATSELKSLFGEKTFYTAKPCAVVEHCISLRESSDKDIALDFFGGSGTTAHAVMNLNNEDGGKRKFILIEMANYFDTVIIPRIKKVAYSFNWKDGKPQDSGGSGVFFKYQVLEQYEDTLDNLELKENGNALNLFGSDYLLKYFLDFETQDDAAWVNFEQFKQPFSYRLKVNYEEVGEPQEAVVDLPETFHYLLGLKAKKIKVREDKGRRYLFTLGEKEGRNVAVVWREYDDAWAERDFKRDKEFIIQEIEAWAPQVVYVNGQSALTPQIGSHTTDILAIEPEFRKRMVNA from the coding sequence ATGGACAACCTTAAGAAATTTCAGGGACTCCTTGAAGAACTTTTTCAATTTAACGCCGCTGATCTGGACTTCGGCATCTACCGAATTCTGAATGTCAAACGGGAGCAGATCCGGAATTTCATTCACGAAGACCTTGGCCGGATCGCCGACGAAGCTTTTGCCAAATACCGGGATGAACGGCTGGACAATATCGGGCAGCTCTTTGAAGAGGCAAGGCTGAAGATTGTCCAGAACCTGAGCGCCGGCGCCTTCCTGCCAACGGGAGACCTGAAAGAGGAATTCCGCGATACGCCCGTGGGGCGCGATTATCTGGCGATTCGGGCGCGAAAGGACGAGGCGGCGGCTATCGAGGAAATCAAGCTGCAGGTCTTCAACGACCTCTACAACTTCTTCTCCCGGTATTATGACGAGGGCGACTTTGCGCCGCAATATCGTTACTCCGTCAGGGGCCACAAATACGCCATCCCTTACAACGGCGAAGAAGTGAAGCTCTACTGGGCTAACAGCGACCAGTACTACGTAAAAGCGGGCATCCTCTTCCGCGATTACGCCTTTTTCACCGACCCTGCCAAGTCCTGCAAAATCATTTTCCGCACCGTCGCCGCCAGGGACGAACTCGGTTCCAACAAGGCAACCAAAACCCGCTTCTTTGTCCTGGATGATGAAAAGCCCTCGGAGTTAAGCGATGAGAAAACCCTGGTGATCCGCTTCCAACATCGGGAGTTGACTGCCGAGGAAGTGAGAAAATTCGAGGCCGGCGGCGGCAGCAATGCGGCAAAACAGGAGAAGATTAATCAATATATCCATGCAACCGTCCTCAAAGAAATAAGAGATCCCGGCCTTAAAACCTCCCTGGGACGAGAATACAAGAATGACAAGCCGCTTCTGCTCTATCAGCTTTCCCGCTTCAGCGCCAAGAACAGCCGGGATTTCTTCATCCATAAGAATCTGAAAACATTTCTCTCCGGCCAACTCGACTATTTCATCAAGGCCGATGTCATTTCCATCGAAACCCTGGAGAAGGAGCGGTTTCTGGACAAACACATCACGCGCGCCAAGGCGGTCCGTGAGATCGGGGAAAGGATCATCGCTTTTCTGGCGCAGATTGAGGATTTCCAGAAGAAGCTGTGGGAGAAGCAAAAATTCGTTCTCAGTACGGAGTACGTCATTACGACAGACCGTGTGCCTGATGATTTTCATCAGGAAATCCTGAAGAACAAGAAGCAGACAGAAGAATGGAAGGCCCTGGGATTCGGCGCGGCGCCGTCGAAGGCGGAGCTTAAAGAAAGGAAGCTGCCCATTGATACGAGGCATTTCGCCTGCGATTTCAAAGAAAGGCTGCTGGAGCGGCTTACGGAAAATTCAGATTTGGATGAGCTTCTCGATGGGTTGCTGATCAGGAGCGAGAACTGGCAGGCGTTGAATGTGCTGGTGGAGAAATACCGGGAGAAGATAGGTTCTGTCTGTATTGATCCACCATACAACACGGGACAAGACGAGTTCATTTACAGAGACAGTTATCAACATAGCTCCTGGATGGCTATGATGTATGAGCGTCTCTGCCTTGCCAAGTGGATGATGTCAGCAAATGGCGCTATGTTCATTCACATAGATGAGAGGGAACACTACAGGCTAACACACTTAATTATTGAGGTTATGGGCGAAGAGAATTATTTGGCACCGTTTGTGTGGCTTGCGCGTACAGGTAAGGCCGTTACGGAAAGACGCATTCAGGTGGCCCATGAAAGCATAGAATCTGCATGCAAATCTGCAGCCGATTTCAAGGTAAAGCTGATCGAAAAAAGAGTAGAGAACTGCCGTTACAGCGATGAAAAAGGTCCATATCGTAGGGAGCAATTGCGTCAATGGGGCGGACAACATGATCGTCGGGAGGAACGCCCCACGCTCTATTTCGCGATACCCACGCCCTTTGGCACCGAAGTGTATCCGAAGAGACCAGACGGTTCGGACGGTTGCTGGCGTGCAAACAGAGAAAACGTAGGACGAATGCTGGCTGCCGGAGATCTTGATTTTTTGAATGATCCTGCGCCCGGAGAAATTACTGTTTACCGTAAGATTCGGGAAGGGGCTGTGACAGTCTCGGCCCCTTCCAACATTCTTGACAAGTGCGGTAGTTCTGCAACTGCAACATCAGAGCTGAAATCTTTATTCGGTGAAAAAACATTTTATACAGCAAAGCCTTGTGCAGTTGTCGAGCATTGCATATCGCTGAGAGAATCGAGTGACAAAGATATCGCCCTCGACTTCTTCGGCGGTTCCGGCACCACAGCTCATGCGGTTATGAATCTGAATAACGAAGACGGCGGCAAGCGCAAGTTCATCCTCATCGAAATGGCCAATTATTTCGATACCGTCATCATCCCCCGGATCAAGAAAGTGGCCTATTCCTTTAACTGGAAAGACGGGAAACCGCAGGACAGCGGCGGGAGTGGTGTTTTCTTCAAATACCAGGTTCTTGAACAATATGAGGATACCCTCGACAATCTGGAACTCAAAGAGAACGGCAATGCCCTGAACCTTTTCGGCAGCGATTATCTCCTGAAATACTTCCTGGATTTCGAGACTCAGGACGATGCCGCCTGGGTGAATTTCGAACAATTCAAACAGCCCTTTTCCTACCGGCTCAAGGTCAATTACGAGGAGGTGGGTGAACCTCAGGAGGCCGTCGTCGATCTGCCGGAAACCTTCCATTATCTCCTCGGTCTGAAGGCCAAAAAGATCAAGGTTCGCGAGGATAAAGGCAGAAGATACCTTTTCACCCTGGGCGAAAAAGAGGGCCGGAATGTCGCCGTCGTCTGGCGCGAGTACGATGACGCATGGGCCGAAAGGGACTTCAAGCGGGACAAGGAGTTCATCATTCAGGAGATTGAGGCCTGGGCGCCTCAGGTTGTCTATGTCAACGGTCAAAGCGCCCTCACTCCCCAAATAGGCAGTCACACCACAGATATTCTGGCCATTGAGCCGGAATTCAGGAAACGAATGGTGAACGCCTGA
- a CDS encoding Mrp/NBP35 family ATP-binding protein has translation MSEENSQGADSLKSLTESMELNTSLNKIKHKIMVLSGKGGVGKSTVAANIAVALAMEGQKVGLLDTDFHGPSIPTLLKLEGVVPEVKGEKMLPVPYGENLSVMSIGLLVPNRDDAVIWRGPMKMGVIKQLLTDVEWGKLDYLIVDFPPGTGDEPLSVAQIIPGIDGAVIVTTPQNLSLNDVRKCINFCRQVKVPVTGVVENMSGLICPHCNKLINVFKTGGGEKMAHEMGVPFLGTIPLDPRIVETSDNGEPFVSHFSETEAAQAFRGVVKPIMAMNGSGALGNVPAAVSSVL, from the coding sequence ATGAGTGAAGAAAACAGCCAGGGAGCAGACAGCCTCAAGTCGCTTACAGAATCAATGGAGCTCAATACCAGCTTGAATAAGATAAAGCACAAGATCATGGTGCTTTCCGGGAAGGGCGGGGTCGGCAAGAGCACGGTCGCCGCCAATATCGCGGTGGCGCTGGCAATGGAGGGGCAGAAGGTGGGCCTGCTGGATACCGATTTTCACGGGCCGAGCATCCCGACCCTGCTGAAGCTTGAGGGCGTCGTTCCGGAGGTGAAGGGGGAAAAGATGCTGCCGGTTCCGTACGGCGAGAACCTGTCGGTAATGTCTATAGGCTTGCTCGTCCCGAACAGGGATGATGCGGTAATCTGGCGGGGGCCGATGAAGATGGGCGTCATCAAACAGCTTCTTACTGACGTGGAATGGGGGAAACTGGATTACCTGATAGTGGATTTCCCCCCGGGAACAGGGGATGAACCCCTGTCCGTCGCGCAGATTATTCCCGGCATTGACGGCGCCGTCATTGTTACGACCCCGCAGAATCTGTCCCTCAATGACGTCCGAAAATGCATAAATTTCTGCAGGCAGGTAAAGGTTCCGGTGACCGGAGTCGTCGAGAATATGAGCGGCCTCATCTGTCCGCACTGCAACAAGCTTATCAACGTCTTCAAAACCGGGGGCGGAGAAAAGATGGCTCACGAAATGGGTGTGCCGTTTTTGGGAACGATCCCGCTTGACCCGCGCATCGTCGAGACCTCGGACAACGGGGAACCGTTTGTTTCCCATTTTAGCGAAACTGAAGCGGCGCAGGCCTTCCGCGGCGTAGTGAAGCCGATTATGGCAATGAACGGCAGCGGAGCGTTGGGAAATGTTCCCGCCGCTGTTTCATCGGTCCTGTAA